Proteins from a genomic interval of Desulfofustis limnaeus:
- a CDS encoding ABC-F family ATP-binding cassette domain-containing protein yields MSALVTCRSVGKAFGAQTLFTEVQLVVAEGDRIGLIGPNGSGKSTLLSIISGREEADRGEILRRRGIVVSHLAQKDELDDRLNALDNLLLSLERLPLDAQLKRSRAEAMLSRAGLVEPDLPAAKLSGGWRKRLAICCALVIEPDLLVLDEPTNHLDIGGIIWLERLLAPSGTQGPKAFIMVSHDRRFLENSVNRVVELARNYPTGTFQVNGTYSVFLEKRQAFFEQQLGQEERLANKVKRETEWLRRGPKARTTKARFRVDEAYRLQDELSKLQQLNRVDDRVGLDFSETGRKTKKLLEARGVSKLLDAKQVVRDFNLVLSPGIRVGLVGPNGCGKSTLMSILAGAASGDDSADAGTITLADGVRVVTFTQDRSGIDPQATLRRALAPDGDGVILQGRFVHVVSWAKRFLFRPDQLDTPVGQLSGGEQARILLAGLMRQPADILLLDEPTNDLDIASLDVLEESLLEFDGAVVLVTHDRYLLDRVCDRVLGFVGDGTVRSYGDYEQWLRDIEGKKGEPGRTVTAVPEKKEQRPSERKTARLTYLEQREYEQIEEAITKAEERREELEQHLADPALGADPEALHRCWENLEAARGEVERLYRRWEELEQKRS; encoded by the coding sequence ATGTCCGCTCTGGTAACCTGTCGCTCCGTTGGCAAGGCTTTTGGGGCTCAAACGTTGTTCACCGAGGTACAGCTGGTCGTTGCCGAGGGTGACCGAATCGGGCTGATCGGACCGAACGGCTCCGGTAAATCGACCTTGTTGTCCATCATTTCCGGGCGTGAAGAAGCCGACCGTGGTGAAATTTTACGACGCCGTGGTATCGTGGTCAGCCATCTGGCCCAGAAGGACGAGTTGGACGACCGCTTGAACGCGTTGGACAACCTGTTGCTCAGCCTGGAGCGATTACCGCTCGATGCTCAGTTGAAACGGAGCCGCGCCGAGGCCATGCTGAGTCGCGCCGGCCTGGTCGAGCCGGATCTCCCAGCCGCGAAGCTCTCCGGCGGCTGGCGCAAACGACTGGCAATTTGCTGTGCGCTGGTGATTGAGCCGGACCTCCTGGTGCTGGACGAACCAACCAACCACCTGGACATCGGGGGCATCATCTGGCTGGAACGCTTATTGGCGCCTTCCGGCACGCAGGGCCCCAAGGCTTTCATCATGGTGAGTCACGATCGGCGCTTTCTGGAGAACAGTGTCAACCGGGTGGTGGAATTGGCCCGCAACTACCCGACCGGCACGTTTCAGGTGAACGGCACCTATTCGGTTTTTCTCGAGAAGCGGCAGGCGTTTTTCGAGCAGCAACTGGGCCAGGAAGAACGATTGGCCAACAAGGTCAAGCGAGAAACCGAATGGTTGCGTCGGGGGCCGAAGGCGCGGACGACCAAGGCCCGCTTCCGTGTCGATGAAGCCTATCGGCTCCAGGATGAGTTGTCGAAGCTGCAGCAGTTGAATCGAGTTGACGATCGGGTTGGCTTGGATTTCAGCGAGACTGGCCGAAAGACCAAAAAGCTGCTCGAAGCGCGGGGGGTGAGCAAACTGCTCGACGCTAAGCAGGTGGTGCGCGACTTTAACCTGGTTTTGTCACCCGGGATCAGGGTGGGGCTGGTCGGCCCCAATGGGTGCGGCAAATCGACGCTGATGAGCATCCTGGCCGGGGCGGCTAGCGGTGACGACTCGGCCGATGCGGGAACGATCACGCTGGCCGACGGGGTCCGGGTGGTGACGTTTACCCAGGATCGTTCCGGCATCGACCCCCAAGCGACCCTGCGTCGGGCCCTGGCGCCGGACGGGGACGGGGTGATCCTGCAGGGTCGTTTTGTTCATGTGGTGTCCTGGGCGAAACGGTTTCTCTTTCGACCGGATCAGTTGGATACGCCGGTCGGCCAGTTGTCCGGCGGCGAGCAGGCGCGCATCCTGCTCGCCGGGTTGATGAGGCAGCCGGCCGATATTCTGCTGCTCGACGAGCCCACCAATGACCTGGACATCGCCTCGCTCGATGTCCTTGAGGAAAGCCTGCTCGAATTTGACGGCGCCGTGGTGCTGGTCACCCACGACCGCTACCTGCTCGATCGGGTGTGCGATCGGGTCTTGGGATTCGTCGGCGATGGGACGGTGCGCAGTTACGGCGATTATGAACAGTGGTTGCGGGATATCGAAGGAAAGAAGGGAGAGCCCGGACGAACCGTGACTGCTGTTCCCGAAAAAAAGGAGCAGAGACCGTCGGAAAGGAAAACAGCTCGCCTCACCTATCTCGAACAACGGGAATACGAGCAGATCGAGGAGGCAATCACGAAAGCAGAAGAGCGCCGGGAAGAGCTGGAACAGCATCTTGCCGATCCTGCCCTGGGGGCCGATCCCGAGGCCCTGCATCGCTGCTGGGAAAATCTGGAGGCAGCTCGGGGTGAGGTGGAGCGGCTGTACCGGCGTTGGGAGGAGCTCGAACAAAAGCGGTCATGA
- a CDS encoding bactofilin family protein: protein MQKAESETITAIIDKTMVISGEISFKGKTRIDGTINGNIDGEHLVLSESGTITGDIRVSSFICHGTIDGNISASLVTARKGCSIRGRLEASNLTVEPGARLDGEIKATGSNLSSGSAKIPSGSSSTPTSSSSS, encoded by the coding sequence ATGCAAAAGGCCGAAAGTGAGACCATCACGGCCATCATCGACAAGACCATGGTCATCAGCGGGGAGATCTCCTTCAAAGGCAAGACCCGCATCGACGGCACCATCAACGGCAACATCGACGGAGAACACCTGGTTCTCAGCGAATCGGGGACGATCACCGGTGATATCAGAGTGTCCTCGTTCATCTGCCATGGCACCATCGACGGCAACATATCCGCCAGCCTGGTCACCGCTCGCAAAGGTTGTTCCATCCGCGGCCGCCTCGAGGCCTCCAACCTCACAGTCGAACCGGGTGCACGGCTTGATGGCGAGATCAAGGCGACCGGCTCCAACCTGTCGTCCGGCAGCGCTAAAATCCCATCCGGGTCATCATCGACCCCGACATCATCATCTTCTTCGTGA
- a CDS encoding recombinase family protein: protein MGNRMTVYAYLFLAPTREHRVSLAEQQEGINAFAHERGLQVDEVLVEEHQLLKTPLVDRPQGQALIALLQPQDTVLVLKTEWVLGSARAGGQLLDELRKRKVRLYGVDLGENISLPEPRRLTVTEGNAALIRRLVHCLSSCESTRHGEVIKAGKRMRRQQGRFTGGPVPFGWQVDAAGFLRPHPGQQEVIGEIRRMRDAGQSLRGIAEKLEERGITLSHEGVRRILANDRQRKRDGALPIDTN, encoded by the coding sequence ATGGGGAATCGGATGACCGTCTACGCCTATCTCTTTCTTGCTCCCACTAGAGAGCACCGGGTGTCACTTGCCGAGCAGCAGGAAGGCATCAATGCGTTTGCACACGAGCGAGGCCTGCAGGTAGATGAGGTCCTGGTGGAGGAGCATCAGTTGTTGAAAACGCCCCTGGTCGATCGGCCTCAGGGGCAGGCTTTGATCGCTCTGCTGCAGCCGCAGGATACGGTTCTGGTGTTGAAAACGGAGTGGGTTCTGGGATCGGCCCGAGCCGGCGGCCAGTTACTCGATGAGCTGCGCAAACGAAAGGTTCGCCTGTACGGTGTCGACCTCGGAGAGAATATCAGTCTGCCGGAACCCCGCCGGCTGACGGTGACGGAGGGAAATGCGGCCCTGATTCGCCGGTTGGTGCACTGTCTATCGAGCTGTGAAAGCACCAGGCATGGGGAAGTCATCAAGGCCGGCAAGCGAATGCGCCGTCAGCAGGGCCGCTTTACCGGTGGACCGGTGCCTTTCGGATGGCAGGTCGACGCCGCGGGGTTTTTGCGCCCTCACCCAGGCCAGCAGGAGGTGATTGGCGAGATCAGACGGATGCGTGATGCCGGGCAGTCGTTGCGAGGTATCGCCGAGAAATTGGAAGAGCGAGGCATCACCCTGTCTCACGAGGGGGTCCGGCGGATTCTGGCCAACGATCGGCAGCGCAAGCGGGACGGGGCGCTGCCGATCGACACGAACTAA
- a CDS encoding aminotransferase class IV, with protein sequence MGVFQVDGEFVAADQAVLPVSDLAVLRGYGAFDFLRTYGGKPFHLDAHIRRLQNSLRLLEISCPWSIEDLRQRVEQTLARNDYPEANIRLLVTAGDSDDSITPGQKPRLLIMVTPVKTFPAAWYEDGVKIVTADVTRYIPGAKSIDYIRAILCLRHAHEAGAIESVYVDDRGRVLEATTSNIFAVIDGQLATPGEGILPGVTRDVLLDLAADVYRPAIRSISREEVYGAEEVFLTSSNKEVLPVRQVDDRPIGTGRPGPMTRALMDLFRRHTKTY encoded by the coding sequence ATGGGCGTGTTTCAGGTGGATGGCGAATTCGTGGCGGCCGATCAGGCGGTTCTCCCGGTCAGCGACCTTGCCGTTTTGCGGGGATATGGCGCTTTCGATTTCTTGCGCACCTACGGCGGTAAACCCTTCCATCTCGATGCGCATATCCGGCGACTGCAAAATTCCCTGCGACTCCTTGAAATCTCCTGCCCCTGGTCCATAGAGGATTTGCGGCAGCGGGTCGAGCAGACGCTGGCCCGCAACGATTACCCAGAGGCCAATATCCGCCTCCTGGTCACCGCCGGAGACAGTGACGATTCGATAACGCCAGGGCAGAAGCCGCGGCTGCTGATCATGGTAACGCCGGTCAAGACCTTCCCTGCTGCCTGGTATGAAGATGGGGTCAAGATCGTCACCGCCGATGTGACCCGCTATATCCCCGGCGCCAAGAGCATCGACTATATACGTGCCATCCTCTGTTTGCGCCATGCCCACGAGGCCGGCGCCATCGAGTCGGTCTACGTCGACGATCGGGGGCGGGTTCTGGAAGCGACCACGTCGAATATTTTCGCCGTCATCGATGGGCAACTGGCGACCCCCGGCGAGGGTATTCTGCCCGGGGTAACCCGTGATGTTCTGCTCGACCTGGCTGCCGACGTTTATCGTCCGGCCATTCGGTCAATCAGTCGCGAGGAGGTGTATGGGGCCGAGGAGGTCTTCCTCACCTCATCCAACAAGGAGGTCCTACCGGTCCGGCAGGTGGACGATCGGCCGATCGGCACCGGCCGTCCCGGACCGATGACCCGGGCCTTGATGGATCTGTTTCGGCGGCATACCAAGACCTATTGA
- the tnpA gene encoding IS200/IS605 family transposase yields MTTYRHGSHTVFSIHLHVVWITKYRKKVLTESVALRVRDMIRETCQREGVDIIKGHVSKDHIHLFLSIPPQVTISRLVQKLKGKTSFKLMNEFPHLRKTFWGRHFWARGYFCCSSGNVTDEMIIEYIETQDASSDDNFKVEGDGEKSA; encoded by the coding sequence ATGACCACGTATCGCCATGGCTCGCATACCGTTTTCTCTATCCACCTGCACGTGGTGTGGATTACGAAGTACCGTAAGAAAGTGTTGACGGAAAGTGTGGCCCTTCGAGTACGAGACATGATCCGGGAGACATGTCAACGGGAAGGGGTGGACATCATCAAAGGCCATGTGTCCAAGGACCATATCCACCTGTTCCTGTCGATTCCTCCGCAGGTGACAATAAGTCGTTTGGTGCAGAAACTGAAAGGGAAGACATCGTTCAAGCTGATGAATGAGTTTCCCCACCTGCGCAAGACGTTCTGGGGTAGACACTTTTGGGCTCGCGGGTATTTCTGCTGCAGCAGCGGCAACGTTACCGACGAGATGATCATCGAGTATATCGAGACTCAAGATGCAAGCTCCGATGATAATTTCAAGGTTGAGGGTGATGGAGAGAAGTCGGCGTAG
- a CDS encoding ATP-grasp domain-containing protein: MNRRRRIITDNATFFNTYPQLRNGDRICCRLRLRPGEEHLLVDLAERGIEAFPSFRAQLCCRSKAFQTRLFSWAMVPHTTVVYTINDLLETVARYERAELAPVVVKLEGKNGGLGVLRYPSIEEVYSQAALGLLRFPFVVQPLLRGAVDIRVLILDDYVEAYRRSNDRCFRQNLHCGGAATPFVLRSEQIELCRRIMEQGGFPYAHLDLLEADGTTTYFSEINLRGGLRGAKIGNANYLQRLAAIHQRFLASSGGDQG; the protein is encoded by the coding sequence TTGAATCGGCGACGCCGGATCATCACCGACAACGCGACCTTTTTCAACACATACCCACAGCTCCGCAACGGCGATCGCATCTGTTGCCGCCTGCGACTTCGCCCCGGAGAAGAACACCTGCTGGTCGATCTGGCCGAGCGCGGTATCGAGGCCTTTCCATCGTTTCGAGCGCAATTGTGTTGCCGCTCGAAAGCCTTCCAGACCCGCCTGTTCTCCTGGGCCATGGTACCGCACACCACCGTTGTCTATACCATCAATGACCTACTGGAGACCGTCGCTCGCTACGAGCGGGCCGAACTCGCCCCGGTCGTGGTGAAGCTGGAAGGAAAAAACGGCGGCCTCGGCGTTCTTCGCTACCCCTCAATCGAAGAGGTCTATAGCCAGGCAGCCCTCGGCCTGCTCCGCTTCCCGTTTGTCGTCCAACCGCTGCTCAGGGGAGCCGTCGATATCAGGGTGCTGATTCTGGACGATTACGTCGAGGCCTACCGGCGCAGCAACGACCGTTGTTTCCGACAGAATCTGCATTGCGGCGGCGCCGCAACACCATTCGTGCTGCGCTCGGAACAGATCGAGTTGTGTCGACGGATCATGGAACAGGGCGGTTTCCCTTACGCGCACCTGGATCTGCTGGAGGCTGACGGGACAACCACATATTTTTCCGAGATCAATTTGCGCGGGGGGCTGCGGGGGGCGAAGATCGGCAATGCGAACTACCTGCAGCGCCTGGCGGCCATCCATCAGCGCTTTCTTGCCTCCTCAGGCGGCGATCAGGGCTGA
- a CDS encoding TusE/DsrC/DsvC family sulfur relay protein, with amino-acid sequence MPTVEHNGKSFQVDEDGFLLKGMEEWNSEWVDYVKTSEGISDLTDEHQKVIDALQEYYKKNGIAPMVRILSKTTGFPLKRIYELFPSGPGKGACKMAGLPKPTGCV; translated from the coding sequence ATGCCAACAGTAGAGCACAATGGAAAATCCTTCCAGGTAGATGAAGACGGTTTCCTTTTGAAGGGAATGGAAGAGTGGAACTCCGAGTGGGTTGACTACGTCAAAACCTCTGAGGGTATTTCCGACCTGACCGACGAGCATCAGAAAGTTATCGACGCACTTCAGGAATACTACAAGAAGAACGGGATCGCCCCGATGGTACGTATCCTTTCCAAGACCACCGGATTCCCGCTGAAGCGGATCTACGAGCTGTTCCCGTCCGGACCTGGCAAAGGAGCCTGTAAAATGGCCGGCCTGCCGAAACCGACCGGTTGCGTCTGA
- a CDS encoding M23 family metallopeptidase, protein MNERFHIIVTGENGRSSSFQISKKRFFVTFSSLLIFLTSLCVFGYFTTGSYLSNKLMNGKVDELQERLVESKRSIKDYQRQLADLKKEHEKEIAALTDDHEKQLAHVQTSFDLENTNLQLENLRLMNTAVNDLNERSELIETVMNTIGVKIKGSADTSRKNSGGPYIPAEETSYDDLLKKVDDYLETVRLMPLGRPVEGSEISSPFGKRTDPINGKNAFHEGVDIRGERGEKVYATAAGNIVKAFKNGNYGNYVEIDHDNGYRTIYAHLQNYLVKSGEVVEQGQVIGQVGDSGRSTGAHLHYEIRFGDKPINPTKFIKVAEIGTKLQTAKRD, encoded by the coding sequence ATGAATGAACGATTCCATATTATCGTCACCGGGGAGAACGGGCGCTCGTCGTCATTCCAGATTTCCAAAAAGCGCTTTTTTGTCACCTTTTCCTCCCTGCTCATCTTCCTTACCTCACTATGCGTTTTCGGCTACTTCACCACTGGCTCCTACCTGAGCAACAAGCTGATGAACGGCAAGGTCGACGAACTGCAGGAACGGCTTGTCGAGAGTAAACGCAGCATCAAAGACTATCAGCGACAGCTGGCCGACCTGAAAAAAGAGCATGAGAAAGAGATCGCCGCGCTGACCGATGATCACGAAAAACAGCTGGCCCATGTCCAGACCAGCTTTGACTTGGAGAACACCAACCTCCAGTTGGAGAATCTCCGGTTGATGAACACGGCGGTCAACGATTTGAACGAGCGAAGCGAGCTGATTGAAACGGTGATGAACACCATCGGGGTCAAGATCAAGGGTTCGGCCGACACTTCCCGCAAGAACAGCGGCGGCCCCTACATCCCGGCCGAAGAGACTTCGTACGATGATCTGTTGAAAAAAGTCGACGACTATCTGGAAACGGTACGGCTCATGCCGCTCGGACGACCGGTAGAGGGCTCGGAAATCTCTTCGCCGTTTGGCAAGCGCACCGACCCGATCAACGGCAAGAACGCCTTTCACGAGGGTGTCGACATCCGCGGCGAACGAGGGGAAAAAGTCTATGCCACCGCCGCCGGCAATATTGTCAAGGCCTTCAAAAACGGCAACTACGGCAACTACGTGGAGATCGATCACGACAACGGCTATCGTACCATCTACGCACACCTGCAGAACTATCTGGTGAAGTCCGGCGAGGTGGTCGAACAGGGGCAGGTTATCGGCCAGGTAGGCGATAGCGGCCGCTCCACCGGCGCCCATCTGCACTATGAGATCCGGTTCGGCGACAAACCGATCAACCCGACAAAATTCATCAAGGTTGCAGAAATCGGCACCAAACTGCAGACTGCCAAGCGAGATTAG
- a CDS encoding SurA N-terminal domain-containing protein — MLDFLRKRAQSLVIQAIVVVIALVFIFWGVGTNMMNQPEVAIVVNGEEISFGQFQQAYDQTQTRIAQQFGGTIPKELVEVLNIRQQVINNLVQETLLRQGGRAMGLAVSSAEIQREIESMVQFQENGAFSLERYESILAANRFSPTKYEESLRHDLLDSKTVEALSAFVTSVSDAEIEDLYTLENETLRVEYAVVSPADYLSAVEVAEEPLAAWYETNGSTYLTEKKISLTYLPFEFSTTANKIEIDDAAISAYYEQHQESYKNPEMRQARHILFRVAADATDETRQEQRRTAEEVLEMARAGEDFATLARNHSEDTSAENGGDLGFFSKGQMVKPFEDAVFAMQVGEVSDIVETDFGFHLIKLEAVEPARTRSLDQVREEIVTTLRMEQAKPLTSQLAGAVYEQIIGAGSLAAYLEAHPETAVVKTDFFARSQPSDQMVADPAFLDTAFSLKAGELSSITETGDGYAIIYVEAIQEPQVPALADVRQQVEQDYRQERAAEKAKSMAQQIIDSAHAGKEFASIVQELGLTVQQSGPLSKNTPDEQAAFPQQLVPDAFRLTAASPVIAEPKQVGDDFYVFRFIERRAPEQEISAEDRELYRGMLLQFRQRQLVEAWIKQQQQEAKVSIHKSLQDS, encoded by the coding sequence ATGCTTGATTTTCTCAGAAAACGTGCTCAGTCCCTGGTTATTCAGGCCATTGTCGTCGTCATCGCCCTGGTTTTCATTTTCTGGGGGGTCGGCACCAACATGATGAACCAGCCGGAAGTTGCCATTGTGGTCAACGGGGAAGAAATTTCCTTTGGTCAGTTCCAGCAGGCCTATGATCAGACCCAGACCCGTATCGCCCAACAATTCGGCGGAACCATCCCAAAAGAACTGGTCGAGGTCTTGAACATCAGGCAGCAGGTGATCAACAACCTGGTTCAGGAAACACTGCTGCGCCAAGGCGGCAGAGCCATGGGTTTGGCCGTCAGCAGCGCGGAGATCCAACGGGAAATCGAGTCCATGGTGCAATTCCAGGAGAACGGCGCCTTCAGCCTGGAACGTTACGAGTCCATTCTGGCCGCCAATCGCTTCTCTCCCACCAAATACGAAGAATCCCTGCGCCACGATCTGCTCGACAGCAAAACGGTCGAGGCCCTGTCGGCCTTTGTCACGTCGGTCAGTGATGCCGAAATCGAAGATCTGTATACGCTGGAGAACGAAACACTCCGTGTCGAATATGCTGTCGTCTCGCCGGCCGACTACCTTTCCGCGGTTGAGGTAGCCGAGGAGCCCTTGGCCGCCTGGTATGAAACAAACGGCTCCACCTATCTGACCGAAAAGAAAATCAGCCTTACCTATCTCCCCTTCGAATTTTCGACAACGGCCAACAAGATCGAAATTGACGATGCTGCCATCAGCGCCTATTACGAGCAGCATCAGGAATCCTACAAAAACCCGGAGATGCGGCAGGCACGCCATATTCTGTTCAGAGTCGCCGCCGACGCCACGGATGAAACCCGCCAGGAACAGCGTCGCACGGCCGAAGAAGTTCTGGAGATGGCCAGAGCGGGGGAGGATTTCGCCACGTTGGCCCGTAATCACTCCGAAGACACTAGCGCCGAGAACGGTGGCGACCTCGGTTTCTTCTCCAAAGGACAGATGGTGAAACCGTTCGAAGATGCGGTTTTCGCCATGCAGGTGGGCGAGGTCAGCGACATCGTCGAGACCGATTTCGGTTTTCACCTCATCAAGCTGGAGGCGGTCGAGCCGGCCCGTACCAGATCCCTTGACCAGGTACGTGAGGAAATCGTCACCACCCTTCGTATGGAACAGGCCAAGCCGTTGACCTCCCAACTGGCCGGAGCGGTGTATGAACAGATCATCGGTGCCGGCAGCTTGGCTGCCTATCTGGAAGCACACCCGGAGACCGCCGTGGTCAAGACCGACTTTTTCGCCCGCTCACAACCAAGCGACCAGATGGTCGCCGACCCCGCCTTTCTCGACACCGCCTTTTCCCTGAAGGCGGGAGAACTCAGTTCGATCACCGAGACCGGCGACGGCTATGCGATCATCTACGTCGAAGCGATCCAGGAACCTCAGGTCCCGGCGCTGGCCGACGTACGTCAGCAAGTGGAACAAGATTACCGGCAGGAGCGTGCCGCAGAGAAGGCCAAGAGCATGGCGCAACAGATAATCGACTCGGCGCACGCAGGGAAGGAGTTTGCCTCGATTGTTCAGGAACTCGGGTTGACCGTGCAACAATCCGGCCCACTCTCCAAAAACACTCCCGACGAGCAAGCCGCTTTTCCGCAACAGCTGGTGCCGGACGCATTCCGTCTCACCGCTGCTTCTCCGGTGATTGCCGAGCCAAAGCAAGTCGGCGATGATTTTTACGTCTTCCGCTTTATTGAGCGGCGCGCGCCGGAACAGGAAATCAGCGCCGAGGACCGGGAGCTGTACCGGGGCATGCTGCTCCAGTTCCGCCAGAGACAACTGGTCGAGGCCTGGATCAAACAGCAGCAGCAAGAGGCCAAAGTCTCCATTCACAAGAGCCTGCAGGACTCCTGA